The genomic segment AGGTAGCCGGGAAAGGTACGGTTTTACCTGCTCTGTTAAAACTGGCTGAATTATGTGATAGAGCTAAACAACCTAGGAGTTACGCAGTTGACAAACCCTGGCAGAATTGAGCTAGATGATTGAAGTATATCATCGCAGTCTCAAACAGAATTGTGGTGTTGAGCGTTGCCAGGCACGTAGTACACGT from the Gammaproteobacteria bacterium genome contains:
- a CDS encoding hypothetical protein (Evidence 5 : Unknown function), with product MVTAQVAGKGTVLPALLKLAELCDRAKQPRSYAVDKPWQN